The DNA sequence CCCGAACGGTGGCTGGCGGTGCGCAACATGTTCGTCCGCGAAGACGGCGGTTACGACGGTTCGGCCCAGGCGCTTTGGCTGCTCCAGGCCATTCCCCGCGAATGGCTCAAGCCCGGCGACCGATTGAGCGCCAGTCGCATCCGCACCTGCTTCGGTGGCCAGGTCGACGTGAGCCTTGGCGTGGCTGACGACGGCGGGTCGGTGACGATCGAGGCCGTGCTCGGCAAAACGGCGATTCGCCCCAAGGAAATCCGCATGAGACTCCGCTCCGGCGACGGCTCGCCGCTCATCTCGGCGACGCTTCAAGGCGCCGCTGTGCCAGTGCAGAGGGGTGACACAATCCCCCTGCCAGCCGACGCCGAGGGCCCAATCAAGGTCGTCGGACGGTTCGAGTGACCGACCTTCAGACCGCTTCTCTCGTCGCTCTCATCGAAGGAAATGGGCCTCTGTGGGATAGGGGTTGCGACAAGGCACCTCCTGCTCACGGAGGACTGTGACCGCTACGACCCGCGGCGAAGGGGGCTTGGGATGGCTGAAGGCCCCATCGCCCATGCCTGCGATTTGTGTCAGAATGACGTGCTGGGGCGCCAATACTGTAGTGGACCTGTCGAAGCGGCGCGGCAGCCGGGCTTGTTTTCGGCCGAGAGGTCCGTGAGCATCCGCCAGATGCGCCAGGGAGGAACCATGGGTCGGATCCGCAGCGTAGCTTACCCAACGGGCTTTACGCTCATCGAGATCCTGGTCGTCGTCGCCATTATCGCCTTGCTGGTGTCGATTCTGCTGCCGTCCTATGCCAATGCCCGCCACCTGGCCCATTCGACCACCTGTGCGGCGAGCATCCGGCAACTCGGCGTCGGGATGCACACCTACCTGCAGCAGTACGGCACCTTCCCCGCCCACCAGGTCGTACTCGGCAGCCTGCGTATTCGCTGGTGGCAGGCCATGGCCCTTGAACTGAAGGGTTACACGGTCTCCTCCTGCCCGGCTGTGCCGGAGTGGGAACTCGGGCGAAACAACGCCTACGGCTACAACTACAAGTACCTCGGCAGCGGCCGCGAGAACCTGGTCGGGCCCACGGCACCGTACGAGCGCCACCCGGTCAAGTCCCTGCGTGCCCCGTCCCGCACGATCGCCTTTGGCGACAGCGACGGCACCGGTTGGAGGACGCAGCATCGCAACATCGGCAACGGCAACGACGTGGATATGCTCGGGAACCACGGGTATATCCTTGACCCGACCTACATCCCCCAATTCAGCCTGCAAACCAAGGACGAGAGTTACGCCTGGATGAAGTACCGGACCTACATCTCCACGCGGCATCTGGGCAAATCGAACTTGGTGTTTGCCGATGGCCACGCCGAACGGCTGGGGCCCAAGCAGGTCTATCGCAACAATAGGTACTGGAATGGACTGGGCGGTGAAGATCCTATTCGCGACGCTCACGTTGAGTACCGATTTCTCGACGGGGAATGGCGTTTCCCTGACTTGTAGAATCCGCTTTCAGGTTCGGGACCACCCTGGGTATCACCCTGCCCGAGTGCTTGCCCGCGGGGCGGATCGGGGGTGACGTGCGGTTGCAGCTCTGCGCTGCGGAGCAGATGGCCCCGGGACGGTCCAGGCCGATTCATCGATCCAGCAGATATGTGCAAACCGCGCTTTGGGGCGGCCAGAGCGATCTGGGGAGATGCCCGGTTGCGTGGGACCTTCCGGGCAAGCTGAACTTCTGTCACTGAAGCAATTGTGCAGCTTTTCTAATAACACTCAATTGCCTGGCTCCGTACGCCGGCTCAAGTCGTGCAAGCACACCCTTCAAGGGCCGACGGCGGCCTATCATCCCCTGACAAGTATCAAGGAGCGGTCATGGCCAAACGCCATTTTCTGCACCGGAAGCCCGACGCAGGGGCCAAGCGTAACACGATCGGCCAGCCAACCGTCTCAAGGCTGTTGGAGGCGCTTAAAGTCCAGGTCATCGACCGTTTTGTTCACATGAGTATGACTGAGGTGCAAGCCGTTGCCCTCGCCGTTTCCGAACCCAACGACGAAGATCCCGCTCCGAACCCTTCCCACCCGGCCTGTCGGGAGTTCGCCTCAAGCGATTACTGCCGGGAGTCCTGGCAACTGCATCTGGCCAAACTCAAACGCCGGTCCGAAACGCATTGGGGCACATGTCACCACGAGCGGCTCTGCGCGATGATCCCAATCATCTGCGAGAGCCGATGCCTGGCGGTGATCAAGCTCGCCGGCCCGGCCTCGCTCGACAGATCGGAATTCGAGCGAATCGTGGAGATCATGGAACTGCTGGTCCGGGACTTCTCCGTGTCACATTCTGCTTTTCTTAGGTGTGTGCCGGGCGGCATCATCACCGGAGAGGCTCTGGAAACGCCGGCTGGACCTGACCGCGGCGGTGAAGTTGCGCCCTTGCCGTCCCATCCACAGGTTGTTCGTGCCCTGGATTACATCGCGGCGCATCTATCCGACCCTCGCCTGTCTGTTGCCGGGGTTGCTTTGGAGCTGGACCTGTATCCGACCTATCTCAGTGAGTTGTTCGTTGAGCATATGGGGCAGCGCATGAGCCGTTTCATCGCCCGCCGGCGCGTCGAGTTGGCCAAGCGACTCCTGGCCACCACCGACTGGCAGGTCAAACGCATCGCACTCGAAACCGGTTACGCCAACCCCAACTGGTTCTGCCACGTCTTTGCCGTGCACACCGGCCTTACCCCCGGCCAGTACCGCTCAACGGCACATGCTCAGGACTCAGGCCCATCGGGTCGTTAACGCCCGGCGGCACGAGCTGCGTCCACCTCTCGGGCAGCTTTCTGCCTCTCGCGCCCGCCCCTGGCGATGACTGGGCAGGGCTCGTTCAAGTCGGCTCACAGCCCGGGCCATGCATCCACCGACGCGGATGGCTGCTTCAGGGCTCCTTGAGCGCAGGGTATCTCGGATGCCTTGTGACTATCTCGGATTGACACGGGTGTTGCGTCGCTCACCGTTCCGCACCGGCTAGGATGGGCGCAGACAGATGAGATCGCCCGGCTGGCTGCGTGGGCTGGCTCGGCAGGAAACGCGTCAATCGGCTCGGAGAACACGTCGACCACGAAGACGGAGGCCCGTCGCGCATTCTATGAGGTGCCGCATGAGCAAGTTGATGATATCGGTCGGTGCGATGTATCGCCGACGACATGGGGCGTCTGGGCCCTCGAACATATGGATCGTCCTGGTCCCGACGTTCTTGAGCCTGTGGTGTCTCGGCGGGGCCCAATGCGGCTCGACGCTGGAGACCGTCAAGCTCTCCGCCCTGGAAGTGGCGACGGTCAACACGCTCGACGACGACAACAACTACGACGCGGTTTACTGTACGGATCTGATTCCCTACGGGGCCTTTGAAGGGCTGGAGTTCGGAGCCGCCCGTGTGGGTTATGATCGCCACCATGACCCCGGTACCGAGCCTCTTCCCTGCTGGTGGTGGGTGTCATCAGTCGATCGCGGACTCGTCCGCTTTGACCTCGCGTTGCTCGGGGTGACGGGCGACCAGATTACCGATGCCACGCTGGAGTACGAT is a window from the Phycisphaerae bacterium genome containing:
- a CDS encoding prepilin-type N-terminal cleavage/methylation domain-containing protein gives rise to the protein MAEGPIAHACDLCQNDVLGRQYCSGPVEAARQPGLFSAERSVSIRQMRQGGTMGRIRSVAYPTGFTLIEILVVVAIIALLVSILLPSYANARHLAHSTTCAASIRQLGVGMHTYLQQYGTFPAHQVVLGSLRIRWWQAMALELKGYTVSSCPAVPEWELGRNNAYGYNYKYLGSGRENLVGPTAPYERHPVKSLRAPSRTIAFGDSDGTGWRTQHRNIGNGNDVDMLGNHGYILDPTYIPQFSLQTKDESYAWMKYRTYISTRHLGKSNLVFADGHAERLGPKQVYRNNRYWNGLGGEDPIRDAHVEYRFLDGEWRFPDL
- a CDS encoding helix-turn-helix transcriptional regulator — protein: MAKRHFLHRKPDAGAKRNTIGQPTVSRLLEALKVQVIDRFVHMSMTEVQAVALAVSEPNDEDPAPNPSHPACREFASSDYCRESWQLHLAKLKRRSETHWGTCHHERLCAMIPIICESRCLAVIKLAGPASLDRSEFERIVEIMELLVRDFSVSHSAFLRCVPGGIITGEALETPAGPDRGGEVAPLPSHPQVVRALDYIAAHLSDPRLSVAGVALELDLYPTYLSELFVEHMGQRMSRFIARRRVELAKRLLATTDWQVKRIALETGYANPNWFCHVFAVHTGLTPGQYRSTAHAQDSGPSGR